Proteins encoded together in one Terriglobus saanensis SP1PR4 window:
- a CDS encoding RHS repeat domain-containing protein, translated as MTFRSFVLLSVSILLGPAAASAQDYLFATGSPAFSTNLPIDQGIVNVNNGEIHLEIPLAVKTQRGGALALQEKLIYDSRIWKFVQNGSFQWQPSNVPNSVGGWTFSSGLASGSITFTGVGGADPHTSACAGTDIPQLYNEFIDWTWHDATGTSHAFPAAETIQYNPNVPANCVGPQPTGVPNASGIASDGSGYTLQLTNFTTPTIVGPDGTSFHPTLVANNSPTQSNIVDRNGNFWTADGTGNLIDTSGTTPVVVSSSGNQTFYDVLAVGGVRQRYTVTTTPVFFNTAFGESAVSEISGSFNAIQKIQLPDGSQYSFTYDSSTASGHYGEMTSMTLPTGGVINYGYTNYKDSFNNQNEWISTIQKDGGTTTFRLAVISQCSTSAGCQEKVTATHPDGNDTVYTFTLDKTGLVAGSSWVQSIASFQGPAAGGALLRSTNTSFTYNTFSVPRFINGQNTGGGTFQIPATLTNIVTLDTGQASQTVSTLRTSPGPSEVKVWDFGANFAGAPTTDTSYTYAGFNLPQSVIARDGAGNQISSTTFGYDETSVATTSALPNHTSASNFRGNQTSSHNWINTTGGTYDTTFTYDDAGTVLSMTTPNGKTSFGHDASDTYVTNTVLPTPSSGVALQNSATYDASTGVITSSTDENGVQTVYQSFDSLNRAMEVDVRDAAGTAAGRRTFKYTPTQTSQFVFQNPTTSSDTETQFDAYGRPSRVATSNGQASNPWYQNDVCYNANGDVNFRSYRYQGNGFGPAKVCSGAGDAFLYDGLSRTSSITHADQTAVRFAYRGKATQSTDESGVSRITQSDGFGRVTIACELSSNTTMPNSGGPESCGTDLSGSGFVTRYSYNMASHMNAVAQGVQTRMFQFDTLGRTISVSEPERGFTGYSYAYNATGLVMTRQRPQANQTNPNVLTTTTYQYDSLGRLTHKSYSNGEGQVFFVYDISSATFTPPGVTPLSNTKGRLAVTCKNSPALGACAGMDALGYDASGNVILKWSSTPNSITSGSPVRKQNFSYNWVGGLLSADDGAGKTTSYGYTVANEVNFMGSSPSDATHPATLITNVQNGPNGPLSWQYGNGLSHAVQYDLLGRQVGWFDCAGSSQINCTGGTLKNGYFHAVQGQRVTEACSGPCANYGYDDFNRVSSRTETGGTQNMYTYTYDRYGNRWQQNALTGGLTSSLSFDISTNHITTPGYSYDAAGNLTSDPSGTYSYDAEGNLVGASGSSGNIINTYDAFNRQVRTDFTTFGNSTENVFTPNGQIASLWFGMSNNNSPIMGKAYWGSTPIESYIVSKNMAYFQFRDGLGSDALIADAQGNVLGQRTYLPYGDGLTAVSGARDNSFDGFTGLWDGSTASTNHALFREYNNLQGRWNSPDPYDGSYDFTNPQSFNRYAYVGNNPLAFTDPSGLIVCPGGTTADICGGVTECPSCSGSVISAASGISAGIDIIGIGLDVANFFGFFGKPAPPKYVGPRPSTAPNNGINKENGTYTLHVNVSTTALPAAVPFCTTFPTVCAGAATAVTDILAPFAVFAPLVMLQGDNSRKPDAASCRQIVQNAKNTCTNRFPFAGAGGNQSGAWRACVRQIVEPTGCDF; from the coding sequence ATGACTTTCCGATCCTTTGTTCTTTTGAGCGTTTCTATTCTGCTGGGACCTGCTGCTGCGAGCGCGCAGGATTATCTCTTTGCTACGGGCTCGCCGGCGTTCAGCACAAATCTTCCGATTGATCAGGGCATCGTCAACGTGAACAATGGGGAGATCCATCTAGAGATCCCACTCGCCGTCAAAACTCAACGTGGCGGAGCGTTGGCTTTGCAGGAAAAGCTGATTTACGACAGCCGCATCTGGAAGTTCGTCCAGAACGGGAGTTTTCAGTGGCAGCCTTCCAATGTGCCCAACAGTGTGGGAGGATGGACTTTCTCGTCCGGTTTAGCTTCCGGATCAATCACTTTTACTGGTGTCGGCGGGGCAGATCCTCATACTTCCGCATGTGCAGGAACGGATATTCCCCAGCTCTACAATGAGTTCATCGATTGGACTTGGCACGACGCCACCGGAACCTCACACGCGTTTCCTGCGGCCGAAACCATTCAGTACAATCCAAATGTTCCGGCAAACTGCGTTGGTCCTCAGCCCACAGGTGTACCTAACGCCAGTGGAATCGCCTCGGATGGCAGTGGCTACACGCTCCAACTTACGAACTTCACCACCCCGACAATTGTCGGTCCTGATGGAACGAGCTTCCATCCCACACTCGTTGCCAACAATTCTCCAACGCAATCCAATATTGTGGACCGGAACGGTAACTTTTGGACGGCGGACGGAACCGGAAACCTGATCGATACGAGCGGTACCACGCCGGTCGTCGTTTCTAGCAGCGGAAATCAGACGTTTTACGACGTCCTGGCAGTAGGTGGCGTTCGGCAGCGCTACACCGTTACGACTACCCCAGTCTTCTTCAATACCGCCTTTGGTGAAAGTGCTGTGAGCGAGATCTCTGGCAGCTTCAATGCTATTCAGAAAATTCAGCTTCCAGATGGGTCGCAGTATTCCTTTACCTATGACTCATCAACGGCGTCAGGTCACTATGGTGAGATGACCAGCATGACCCTGCCAACCGGAGGTGTCATCAATTACGGTTACACGAACTATAAGGATTCCTTCAATAATCAGAACGAATGGATTAGTACCATCCAGAAAGATGGTGGCACAACCACGTTTCGGCTGGCAGTGATTTCGCAATGCAGTACCAGCGCTGGGTGCCAGGAAAAAGTCACCGCAACTCATCCGGATGGCAATGACACGGTCTACACGTTCACGCTCGACAAGACCGGACTGGTGGCAGGATCATCCTGGGTCCAGAGCATCGCATCCTTTCAGGGACCCGCAGCTGGGGGAGCGCTCCTGCGAAGTACGAACACCAGCTTTACCTACAATACGTTCTCTGTGCCACGATTCATCAATGGGCAGAACACGGGTGGCGGCACCTTCCAGATACCTGCAACGCTGACCAACATCGTCACATTGGACACTGGGCAAGCTTCCCAGACAGTAAGCACTCTTAGGACCTCTCCTGGGCCATCTGAGGTCAAGGTATGGGACTTCGGTGCCAATTTTGCTGGCGCTCCCACCACGGATACTTCTTATACCTATGCCGGGTTTAACCTGCCACAATCTGTGATTGCCAGGGATGGAGCAGGCAATCAGATTTCAAGCACCACGTTTGGCTACGACGAAACTTCAGTGGCTACTACATCAGCTTTACCAAATCACACGTCCGCTTCAAATTTCAGAGGAAACCAAACCTCAAGTCACAACTGGATCAATACAACTGGTGGCACATACGATACGACGTTTACGTATGACGACGCAGGTACTGTGCTGTCGATGACAACTCCGAATGGAAAGACGTCATTCGGTCACGACGCCTCGGACACCTATGTTACTAATACCGTGCTTCCCACTCCATCCAGTGGCGTTGCCCTGCAAAACTCAGCAACTTACGACGCCAGTACGGGAGTGATCACCAGTTCTACTGATGAGAATGGTGTCCAAACGGTCTACCAGAGTTTTGATTCACTCAATCGTGCTATGGAAGTTGACGTTCGGGATGCTGCTGGCACTGCAGCTGGAAGACGAACTTTTAAATACACGCCCACGCAGACGAGTCAGTTCGTATTTCAAAACCCCACTACGTCTTCGGACACGGAAACACAGTTTGACGCTTACGGCCGCCCCAGCCGCGTAGCCACGTCCAACGGTCAGGCAAGCAATCCCTGGTATCAAAATGATGTCTGCTATAACGCAAACGGAGATGTCAATTTCCGCTCCTATAGGTACCAGGGAAACGGGTTTGGACCCGCCAAAGTTTGTTCAGGTGCAGGGGATGCCTTCCTTTACGATGGCCTTAGTCGGACAAGCAGCATTACGCATGCCGACCAGACAGCGGTTCGGTTTGCTTATCGCGGAAAGGCAACCCAGTCAACCGACGAGAGCGGTGTGAGTCGCATCACCCAAAGCGATGGTTTCGGAAGGGTAACCATCGCTTGTGAGCTGAGTTCGAACACTACTATGCCTAACTCTGGAGGCCCCGAAAGTTGTGGAACGGATCTATCCGGATCAGGTTTCGTGACTCGCTATTCCTACAACATGGCAAGTCACATGAATGCTGTTGCTCAGGGCGTACAAACTCGGATGTTCCAATTCGACACGCTGGGCCGCACAATCTCCGTATCGGAGCCGGAACGCGGTTTCACCGGCTATAGCTATGCCTACAACGCAACGGGGTTGGTGATGACGCGGCAGCGGCCGCAGGCGAATCAGACCAACCCCAATGTGCTGACCACGACGACCTATCAATACGACTCTTTAGGCCGCCTGACGCATAAGAGCTACAGTAATGGCGAAGGCCAGGTATTTTTTGTCTACGACATCTCCTCCGCTACTTTCACACCGCCAGGGGTGACCCCCCTTAGCAATACAAAGGGGAGACTCGCTGTTACGTGCAAGAACTCCCCTGCTCTAGGAGCTTGTGCCGGGATGGACGCACTCGGCTATGACGCCTCCGGCAACGTAATCCTGAAGTGGTCCTCCACTCCGAATTCCATCACAAGCGGATCTCCGGTTCGCAAACAAAACTTCAGCTATAACTGGGTAGGCGGCCTATTGTCCGCGGACGACGGAGCGGGAAAAACGACCTCTTATGGCTACACGGTTGCCAACGAGGTAAACTTTATGGGTAGTTCCCCAAGTGACGCCACCCATCCTGCAACGCTGATTACGAACGTCCAGAATGGCCCCAATGGACCGCTCTCATGGCAGTATGGAAATGGACTATCGCACGCCGTCCAGTACGATCTTCTCGGGCGTCAGGTCGGGTGGTTCGACTGCGCGGGTTCTTCTCAAATCAATTGCACAGGCGGCACTCTCAAAAATGGCTACTTCCACGCAGTCCAGGGACAACGTGTCACGGAAGCCTGTAGTGGACCATGTGCGAATTATGGCTATGACGATTTCAATCGCGTTAGTTCAAGGACGGAAACCGGTGGAACGCAGAACATGTACACCTATACCTATGATCGATACGGAAACCGCTGGCAGCAAAATGCTTTGACCGGGGGGCTCACTTCGTCCTTATCGTTCGATATCTCCACGAATCACATCACCACTCCGGGATATAGCTACGACGCGGCGGGTAATCTGACTTCCGACCCTTCCGGCACCTATAGCTATGACGCAGAAGGGAATCTCGTCGGGGCGTCTGGTTCTTCGGGCAATATCATTAATACCTATGATGCCTTCAACCGGCAGGTGAGGACCGATTTCACCACCTTTGGGAACTCCACGGAAAATGTCTTCACTCCCAATGGTCAGATCGCTTCTCTGTGGTTTGGCATGAGCAACAACAACAGCCCCATCATGGGGAAAGCTTATTGGGGATCCACTCCGATTGAGTCCTACATCGTCAGTAAGAACATGGCCTACTTCCAGTTTCGTGACGGACTGGGATCAGATGCGCTCATCGCAGACGCTCAGGGAAATGTACTTGGCCAACGCACCTACCTTCCCTATGGAGATGGCCTAACGGCGGTAAGCGGCGCCAGAGACAATAGCTTCGATGGCTTCACAGGTCTATGGGATGGGTCAACCGCCTCCACCAACCATGCCCTGTTCCGCGAGTACAACAACCTTCAGGGACGCTGGAACTCACCTGACCCCTATGACGGCAGCTATGATTTTACAAATCCTCAGAGCTTCAACCGTTACGCGTATGTCGGGAACAACCCGCTGGCCTTTACCGACCCTAGTGGACTAATAGTATGTCCTGGCGGCACTACAGCTGATATCTGTGGTGGAGTGACTGAGTGTCCCTCCTGTAGCGGGAGTGTCATTTCTGCCGCAAGTGGCATTTCCGCAGGCATTGATATTATTGGAATCGGCTTAGACGTTGCTAATTTTTTTGGGTTTTTCGGAAAGCCAGCCCCTCCTAAGTATGTTGGGCCTAGACCGAGTACGGCCCCAAATAACGGCATCAATAAGGAGAACGGCACATACACGTTGCATGTGAATGTATCCACGACGGCCCTCCCAGCGGCAGTGCCCTTCTGCACCACTTTCCCAACGGTCTGTGCCGGTGCAGCTACTGCGGTAACCGATATACTTGCTCCTTTCGCCGTCTTTGCTCCGCTAGTAATGCTTCAAGGAGATAACTCTCGTAAACCTGATGCGGCATCCTGCCGCCAGATTGTCCAAAATGCGAAAAACACCTGCACAAACAGATTTCCTTTTGCTGGCGCTGGGGGGAATCAATCAGGAGCATGGCGGGCATGTGTTCGCCAAATTGTTGAGCCGACGGGATGTGATTTCTAA
- a CDS encoding AAA family ATPase has product MLKKVSLLRDRVEDWQNYPISVPSIRSLEEIELNSRICFFIGENGSGKSTLIEALAVHYGFGREGGTRNFFNSSTEANQAIDPLVRALRLSFDRRTGAGFFLRAESLFNVASHIDQSDEEQAADPGVPIASFYGDKSLHIRSHGEAFFTLFELKCRRNGLFLLDEPEAALSPSRQIALLALLHDTLQTFQDAQFIISTHSPLLLGFPDAQILSFDGGRIHEIAYQDTEPVQIYRRFLNDRSGILMELFRP; this is encoded by the coding sequence GTGCTGAAGAAAGTTTCATTGCTGCGCGACCGTGTTGAGGATTGGCAGAACTATCCAATCTCCGTGCCCTCCATCCGATCTCTCGAAGAGATTGAACTGAACTCACGCATCTGTTTTTTCATCGGAGAAAACGGTTCTGGAAAATCTACTCTCATCGAAGCGCTCGCTGTTCATTATGGCTTTGGCCGAGAGGGCGGTACCCGTAACTTCTTCAACAGCAGCACTGAGGCTAACCAAGCAATAGACCCTCTGGTCCGAGCACTTCGCTTATCCTTTGACCGCCGCACTGGGGCGGGATTCTTTCTTAGAGCCGAAAGCCTCTTCAATGTGGCATCACATATTGATCAGTCCGACGAAGAGCAGGCAGCCGATCCAGGAGTGCCCATAGCTTCGTTCTACGGAGATAAGAGCTTGCACATTCGGTCACACGGAGAGGCGTTCTTTACACTTTTTGAGCTGAAGTGTCGACGAAATGGTCTCTTCCTTTTAGACGAACCCGAAGCAGCACTTTCCCCAAGCAGACAGATTGCTCTTCTTGCGCTACTCCACGACACATTACAAACATTCCAGGACGCCCAATTCATCATCTCCACGCATTCTCCGCTGTTGCTTGGGTTTCCCGATGCGCAAATCCTATCGTTTGACGGGGGTCGCATACACGAAATCGCTTATCAGGACACTGAACCGGTTCAGATATACCGGCGATTTTTGAATGATCGGAGCGGTATCCTTATGGAACTTTTCCGACCATAG
- a CDS encoding helix-turn-helix domain-containing protein, with product MVKSVLTCRLRKERSLTQPQLAEKIGLHVAQIRRYEAGTSQPTLDVIRSLAVALGVSADELLFAKNERGPDDDLKLQFEAVSKFDPECKKVVQQVLDSMILQQEARRWSTGR from the coding sequence GTGGTGAAATCGGTCCTCACCTGCCGGCTCCGCAAGGAGCGTAGCCTCACGCAGCCACAGCTTGCCGAGAAGATCGGCCTCCACGTCGCCCAGATTCGCCGCTACGAGGCCGGAACCTCCCAACCCACCCTCGATGTCATCCGTTCCCTGGCTGTAGCTCTCGGCGTAAGCGCAGATGAGCTACTTTTTGCCAAGAACGAGCGCGGCCCCGACGATGACCTCAAGCTCCAGTTCGAAGCCGTCTCGAAGTTCGACCCGGAGTGCAAGAAGGTCGTTCAACAGGTGCTCGATTCGATGATCCTGCAACAGGAGGCACGCCGCTGGTCCACTGGACGCTGA
- a CDS encoding tetratricopeptide repeat protein, whose translation MTHELKSSIAVAQAMASADNTEGAMTLTETLMKRYPEDMEVWLLRSYLHELNVNYSEAKGDLSRAIELNGFEPHLFYSRGRCSYHLGELKEAIQDFSKALELCDFYKNDYYRQELHFWRAETLVKLGSKDEALRDLSQVEADFSSWKFLDRSSSN comes from the coding sequence GTGACCCATGAATTAAAGAGCTCTATCGCAGTAGCGCAGGCAATGGCCAGTGCTGATAACACGGAGGGAGCTATGACTCTCACCGAAACACTGATGAAGCGATACCCTGAAGATATGGAAGTCTGGCTTCTTCGGAGCTACCTTCATGAGCTAAATGTAAACTACAGCGAGGCCAAGGGTGACCTTAGCCGCGCTATCGAACTTAACGGATTCGAACCTCACTTGTTTTACAGCCGTGGGAGGTGTTCATATCACTTAGGCGAACTAAAAGAGGCAATTCAGGACTTCAGTAAAGCACTCGAATTGTGTGACTTCTACAAGAATGACTATTACCGACAAGAGTTGCATTTCTGGCGTGCCGAGACACTTGTGAAGCTTGGGAGCAAGGATGAAGCTCTACGGGACTTGAGCCAAGTTGAGGCAGACTTTAGTTCTTGGAAGTTCTTGGACAGATCATCTTCAAACTAA
- the tmk gene encoding dTMP kinase, translating into MAGFFISFEGLDGSGKTTQLRRLETFLIGRGREVVSLRQPGGTALGDRIRAVVLDSKTEAAVGKIAPMTEMALMFADRAQAIAEVILPALEAGKIVLCDRWTDSTEAYQGGGRGLGAEKVLEMHHAVCGDLWPALTILLLPDLQASLKRARRRNDRHIAAVGTDENRFETEGDGFYGRIHAVYTAIGYREKARVVTIGDGNLDEVEAAVRSAVLQRI; encoded by the coding sequence ATGGCGGGATTTTTTATTAGCTTTGAGGGCTTGGACGGGAGCGGAAAGACAACGCAGCTTCGCAGGCTGGAAACCTTCCTTATCGGACGGGGGCGCGAGGTGGTGAGCTTGAGGCAGCCAGGAGGCACGGCGTTGGGCGACCGGATTCGTGCCGTTGTGCTGGATTCAAAGACCGAGGCAGCAGTAGGCAAAATCGCTCCCATGACAGAAATGGCGCTGATGTTCGCGGATCGGGCACAGGCGATCGCTGAGGTCATCCTTCCTGCCCTGGAAGCGGGCAAGATTGTACTCTGCGACCGGTGGACGGACTCCACCGAGGCCTACCAGGGTGGCGGACGCGGTCTTGGCGCCGAAAAGGTGCTGGAGATGCACCATGCCGTCTGCGGCGACCTTTGGCCCGCTCTTACGATCCTGTTGCTTCCGGATCTGCAGGCTTCCCTGAAACGTGCGCGACGCCGGAACGACAGGCACATCGCTGCGGTCGGCACGGATGAGAACCGCTTCGAGACAGAGGGAGACGGTTTTTATGGAAGGATTCACGCCGTTTATACCGCGATCGGGTATCGCGAGAAAGCGCGAGTGGTCACGATTGGCGACGGGAATCTAGACGAGGTCGAGGCTGCGGTGAGGTCTGCGGTATTGCAACGCATCTAG
- a CDS encoding response regulator: protein MADEIHENLMEMPAPPKPAVVRVLLLDDDPANVFLRAAILRQHGYDCVMAGTVEEANAELDNIDVAVLDYHLGHGKFGTEVAAKLRQKRPEVPIIILSATLERRFGGVEDMHLLKGYSSVEDLLSALRGLEAKRRGEPVVVDAREFFYSRIAMAIGADVLVQIVDADANWQYVNEAAADYLEQPKEWFFGRNLFQEFPAMRDWRDVLHAVATTRETYIDRTRRGLMAVPRETERGSTWSVLAFPISLHDQRTGVVLTSRVLEQPGIFGQ from the coding sequence ATGGCTGACGAAATACACGAAAATTTGATGGAGATGCCTGCACCGCCGAAACCGGCTGTTGTCCGAGTGTTACTGCTGGATGATGATCCCGCGAACGTTTTCCTGCGGGCTGCGATCCTACGTCAGCACGGATATGACTGCGTGATGGCCGGAACCGTCGAAGAGGCAAATGCGGAGCTGGACAATATTGATGTCGCCGTTCTGGACTATCACTTGGGACATGGGAAGTTTGGGACCGAGGTAGCTGCAAAGTTACGGCAGAAACGGCCAGAGGTTCCAATCATTATTCTGTCCGCGACACTGGAGCGGCGCTTTGGTGGGGTGGAGGACATGCACCTGCTGAAGGGGTACAGCAGTGTCGAGGACCTTCTGAGCGCTTTGCGGGGTCTGGAGGCAAAGCGGCGCGGCGAGCCTGTGGTGGTCGATGCGCGTGAGTTCTTCTATTCGCGCATTGCCATGGCGATCGGGGCGGATGTCCTGGTGCAGATCGTCGATGCCGATGCAAATTGGCAATACGTCAACGAAGCGGCAGCGGATTACCTAGAACAGCCGAAGGAGTGGTTCTTCGGGCGCAATCTCTTCCAGGAGTTTCCGGCGATGCGGGACTGGCGCGACGTTCTGCATGCCGTTGCGACCACGCGGGAGACCTATATCGACCGGACGCGACGCGGTCTGATGGCCGTTCCACGTGAAACAGAGAGAGGATCGACCTGGAGCGTTCTGGCGTTTCCGATCTCTCTTCACGATCAGCGAACCGGCGTGGTTTTGACGTCCAGAGTTTTGGAGCAACCGGGCATCTTCGGGCAGTAA